One stretch of Candidatus Rokuibacteriota bacterium DNA includes these proteins:
- a CDS encoding DUF2892 domain-containing protein, with the protein MTRNVGTWERVLRILIGVILLALVVIGPKNWWGLVGVIPLATGLWGW; encoded by the coding sequence ATGACACGAAACGTTGGAACCTGGGAGCGAGTCCTGCGAATCCTCATCGGCGTCATTCTCCTCGCGCTGGTCGTCATCGGGCCCAAGAATTGGTGGGGGCTTGTGGGCGTCATCCCCCTGGCCACCGGCCTATGGGGATGGTGA
- a CDS encoding ABC transporter substrate-binding protein, with the protein MQGLRELGYVEGQNLAVERRWAEGRAERYHELAAELVALRPDVIVAAFTPSVSAAKRATSTIPIVMAIAGDPVGTGLVASLARPGGNVTGMSQLNSPELAGKRLEFLKEAFPGLSRVGLLVNRTLPHRDFIWRDLQRTAVLLGVKLEPFEVRGPEDFAGGLTAKTPGAFQALVVHPDPLAFSHRREIAEFGVKNKMPVAAAYGFAEAGCLMSFDAHWPDLFRRAASYVDKVLKGTKPADLPIEQPTTFRLSINLKTAKALGLTIPPALLLRADEIIQ; encoded by the coding sequence ATGCAAGGTCTTCGGGAACTCGGCTACGTCGAAGGGCAGAACCTCGCAGTCGAGCGGCGTTGGGCCGAAGGGAGAGCCGAACGTTATCACGAGTTGGCCGCCGAGCTCGTCGCTTTGCGGCCGGATGTGATCGTTGCCGCGTTTACTCCTTCCGTGAGTGCCGCCAAGCGTGCAACGTCGACCATTCCAATCGTCATGGCCATCGCGGGCGATCCGGTCGGGACCGGTCTCGTGGCGAGCCTCGCGCGTCCCGGCGGGAACGTCACCGGAATGTCGCAGCTGAACAGTCCCGAGCTGGCCGGAAAGCGGCTGGAGTTTCTCAAGGAAGCCTTCCCGGGCCTGAGCCGAGTGGGCTTGCTCGTGAACAGGACCCTGCCGCATCGGGATTTTATCTGGAGAGATCTCCAGCGCACCGCCGTGTTGCTCGGCGTCAAGCTCGAGCCATTCGAGGTGCGCGGCCCCGAGGACTTCGCAGGTGGTCTGACGGCCAAGACGCCGGGGGCCTTTCAGGCGCTCGTCGTGCATCCGGACCCTTTGGCGTTCAGTCACCGGCGTGAGATTGCGGAGTTCGGCGTCAAGAACAAGATGCCCGTCGCGGCCGCGTACGGGTTCGCCGAGGCGGGCTGTCTCATGTCGTTCGACGCCCACTGGCCCGACCTGTTCCGTCGGGCAGCGAGCTACGTCGACAAGGTCCTGAAAGGCACGAAGCCCGCTGATCTGCCGATCGAGCAGCCGACCACGTTCAGACTGAGCATCAACCTCAAGACCGCCAAGGCCCTCGGGCTCACCATCCCGCCGGCGCTGCTGCTGCGGGCGGATGAGATAATCCAATGA
- a CDS encoding ABC transporter substrate-binding protein, whose amino-acid sequence MIDRRAFISTMAGGLLAVPLAAEAQKSEKMARVGILGVGPAPTPEELAKSVSTNPLWLSMRQLGWVDGQNMVVERRFGESADQLRAGAADLVRLKVDVLFVSGAGLAKILQLETKTIPIVVSAAGGDLVAAGLVESLARPGGNITGLQSFSYDLLPKRLELLKALVPNLSKVAFLQEDVTLSAVPQMRARYDQQAAIAARTLSIELHTFIVHRAGEFAAAFRGMMKNRDQGVLVMSTPFTFVHRREIVDLAAVHRIAAVYEVHLFVEPGGLMSYGVNIPEMSRRGAVYVDKILRGAKPGDLPIEQPTKIELAINLKAAKALGLTIPQSLLGRADEVIQ is encoded by the coding sequence ATGATCGACCGGCGCGCGTTCATCAGCACGATGGCTGGCGGCCTCCTCGCTGTCCCGCTCGCCGCCGAGGCGCAGAAGTCAGAGAAGATGGCTCGCGTGGGAATTCTTGGCGTCGGTCCAGCTCCGACCCCAGAGGAGCTGGCGAAGTCCGTCTCGACGAACCCGCTGTGGCTGTCGATGAGACAGCTCGGCTGGGTAGATGGCCAAAACATGGTCGTCGAGCGACGCTTCGGCGAATCAGCTGATCAGCTTCGCGCAGGCGCCGCTGACCTAGTACGGCTCAAGGTCGACGTACTGTTCGTTTCAGGCGCGGGCCTGGCAAAGATCCTCCAACTGGAAACGAAAACCATCCCCATCGTGGTCTCGGCCGCCGGCGGTGATCTCGTTGCCGCAGGACTCGTCGAGAGCCTCGCAAGGCCGGGTGGCAATATCACAGGCCTACAGTCTTTTAGCTATGACCTCCTCCCAAAGCGCCTCGAGCTTCTCAAAGCGCTTGTACCGAATCTTTCAAAGGTCGCGTTCCTTCAGGAGGACGTCACACTCTCGGCAGTCCCCCAGATGCGCGCTCGGTACGATCAACAGGCCGCTATTGCGGCTCGGACCCTCAGCATAGAGCTTCATACCTTCATCGTGCACCGAGCGGGGGAATTCGCCGCCGCTTTCCGCGGGATGATGAAGAATCGCGACCAGGGCGTATTGGTGATGTCGACGCCCTTTACTTTCGTACATAGAAGGGAAATCGTCGATCTTGCGGCCGTGCATCGGATCGCCGCAGTCTATGAAGTCCACCTGTTTGTTGAGCCAGGTGGCCTCATGTCCTATGGAGTGAATATCCCCGAGATGTCTCGACGTGGTGCGGTCTATGTGGACAAGATTCTCAGAGGCGCCAAGCCGGGAGATCTTCCCATCGAGCAGCCGACGAAAATCGAGTTGGCCATCAACCTCAAGGCCGCCAAGGCGCTGGGCCTGACGATCCCGCAGTCGCTGCTGGGGCGGGCGGACGAGGTGATCCAGTAG